One part of the Sorangiineae bacterium MSr11954 genome encodes these proteins:
- a CDS encoding long-chain fatty acid--CoA ligase — protein MDMGEPQHFDTLVDIYQRSIGKFADRELFGTKKDGAWHWTTYREFGRQVEGLRGGLAGLGLKRGDAIAIIADNRVEWAVTAYAAFGLGVALVPMYEAQLEKDWEFIIKDCAAKALVVSKRDILDRTKKFLELIPSLEHIIVLDGASDGHTIHAYDALVRAGEKSPAPITRAEKKDTACIIYTSGTTGVPKGVILSHNNIASNVTAMNVCFPMFPEDRSLSFLPWAHSFGQTVELHALFSQGGSMGLAESVPKILENLSEVRPTLLFSVPRIFNRLYMAVQKQISEKPGVVQAMVKAALRAAAKQRDGQKLTLGEGLVLGLANKLVFSKVRARFGGRLKYAFSGGAAISREVAEFIDGIGVMVYEGYGLTETSPIATGNSPTRGRRIGSVGKVIPDCRIVIDTSSTGGKKTEGGRDEGELVVYGPNVMQGYHNRPEENAAVFTSDGGFRTGDMGYIDPDGFVFITGRIKEQYKLENGKYVVPTPLEEEIKLSPYVTNVMVYGDNRPHNVALVVANLDAVKAWAEKEGHALPGGGGQALLEDAKVRELLSKEIEKYSEKFKGFEAVQDFAVIDSDFTTENGMLTPSLKLKRRSVLEKYGPLLDALYKKRAEAKKQGARAAV, from the coding sequence ATGGATATGGGAGAGCCGCAACATTTTGACACTTTGGTCGACATCTACCAACGCAGCATCGGAAAGTTCGCGGATCGCGAACTCTTCGGAACCAAGAAAGACGGGGCTTGGCACTGGACCACGTACCGTGAGTTCGGGCGCCAGGTCGAAGGTCTCCGGGGCGGCCTCGCAGGCCTCGGTCTCAAACGCGGCGATGCGATAGCCATCATTGCCGACAACCGCGTCGAGTGGGCCGTGACCGCGTATGCGGCGTTCGGTCTGGGTGTGGCGCTCGTTCCCATGTACGAAGCCCAGCTCGAGAAGGACTGGGAGTTCATCATCAAAGATTGCGCGGCCAAGGCGCTGGTCGTCTCCAAGAGAGACATTTTGGATCGCACGAAGAAGTTCTTGGAGCTCATTCCCTCGCTCGAGCACATCATCGTGCTGGACGGCGCGAGCGACGGGCACACCATTCACGCCTACGACGCGCTGGTTCGGGCGGGGGAGAAGAGCCCCGCGCCCATCACGCGGGCCGAGAAGAAGGACACCGCCTGTATCATCTACACCAGCGGAACCACCGGCGTGCCCAAGGGCGTGATCTTGAGCCACAACAACATCGCCTCCAACGTGACCGCGATGAACGTGTGCTTTCCGATGTTCCCCGAGGATCGTTCGCTCTCGTTCTTGCCGTGGGCGCACTCGTTCGGGCAGACCGTGGAGCTCCACGCCTTGTTCTCGCAAGGTGGTTCGATGGGCCTGGCGGAGTCGGTCCCCAAGATCCTCGAGAACCTGTCGGAGGTGCGCCCCACCTTGCTCTTCAGCGTTCCGCGCATCTTCAACCGCCTCTACATGGCGGTGCAAAAGCAAATCTCCGAGAAGCCCGGCGTCGTGCAGGCGATGGTGAAGGCAGCGCTCCGCGCGGCCGCCAAGCAGCGCGACGGGCAGAAGCTCACGTTGGGCGAGGGCCTGGTGCTCGGCCTGGCCAACAAGCTGGTGTTCTCCAAGGTGCGCGCGCGCTTCGGCGGACGGCTGAAATATGCGTTCTCGGGCGGCGCGGCCATCTCGCGCGAGGTGGCGGAGTTCATCGATGGCATCGGGGTCATGGTGTACGAGGGCTACGGCCTCACCGAGACGAGCCCCATCGCCACCGGCAACAGCCCCACCCGCGGACGCCGCATCGGCTCCGTGGGCAAGGTGATCCCGGATTGCCGCATCGTGATCGATACGTCGTCGACCGGGGGCAAGAAGACCGAGGGCGGGCGCGATGAAGGGGAGCTCGTGGTTTACGGCCCCAACGTCATGCAGGGCTACCACAATCGCCCCGAGGAGAACGCCGCGGTCTTCACCTCCGACGGTGGCTTCCGCACCGGCGACATGGGCTACATCGATCCCGATGGGTTCGTCTTCATCACCGGCCGGATCAAGGAGCAGTACAAGCTCGAGAACGGCAAGTACGTGGTGCCCACCCCGCTGGAGGAGGAGATCAAGCTCTCCCCCTATGTGACCAATGTGATGGTGTACGGCGACAACCGCCCGCACAATGTCGCGCTGGTGGTGGCCAACCTCGACGCGGTCAAGGCGTGGGCGGAGAAGGAGGGGCACGCGCTTCCTGGAGGTGGCGGCCAGGCGCTGCTCGAGGACGCGAAGGTTCGGGAGCTGCTCTCGAAGGAGATCGAGAAATACTCCGAAAAGTTCAAGGGTTTCGAGGCGGTGCAGGACTTTGCCGTCATCGACAGCGACTTCACCACCGAGAACGGCATGCTCACCCCGAGCCTCAAACTCAAACGCCGCAGCGTCCTCGAGAAGTACGGGCCGCTTTTGGACGCGCTCTACAAGAAGAGAGCGGAGGCCAAAAAGCAAGGCGCCCGCGCAGCAGTGTAG
- a CDS encoding sigma-70 family RNA polymerase sigma factor — MLRNDARAWREFQTRYDRLIHRCITKVTRRFPSMVSGDDVLEIQAQLFLSLLSNGMHKLRTFDPERGNRFSSWLGLLAIHCAYDHLRTLRREPSKTTLSEANELACQLPDPFDCVAERQRASIAAAMLDSFSEKDRAFAYLYFDEELEPNEIAARMNISVKTVYSKKHKIQSRLESALTTDAVVNAA, encoded by the coding sequence ATGCTTCGCAACGACGCTCGCGCATGGCGCGAATTTCAGACCCGATACGACCGTCTCATTCACCGGTGCATCACCAAAGTCACCCGGCGTTTCCCATCGATGGTGTCGGGCGACGACGTGCTCGAGATTCAAGCGCAACTCTTCTTGTCGTTGCTCTCCAACGGGATGCACAAGCTCCGCACGTTCGATCCGGAGCGGGGCAATCGCTTTTCGAGCTGGCTCGGTCTATTGGCCATCCACTGCGCCTACGACCACCTGCGAACCTTGCGGCGCGAGCCGAGCAAGACAACGCTGTCGGAGGCCAACGAGCTCGCCTGTCAGCTCCCCGATCCGTTCGACTGTGTGGCCGAGCGGCAGCGGGCTTCGATCGCGGCGGCCATGCTCGATAGCTTCAGCGAGAAGGATCGCGCGTTCGCTTACTTGTACTTTGACGAAGAGCTGGAGCCGAACGAAATCGCGGCCCGCATGAACATCAGCGTCAAAACGGTGTACTCGAAGAAGCACAAGATTCAATCACGGCTGGAGTCGGCCCTCACCACCGACGCGGTGGTCAACGCGGCCTGA
- the miaB gene encoding tRNA (N6-isopentenyl adenosine(37)-C2)-methylthiotransferase MiaB: protein MMARRYCLKTFGCQMNVHDSERMEEALQAFGWKPGAVEEADLVIFNTCSVRDKAEQKVRSEVGKLLPLKLERPHVVLCVAGCVAQQEGERLLSRIRHLDLVIGPDNLHELPALVEGQMAGSPPLARTVFDVDSPQFLEARPQVRGAAAPVSAFVTTMKGCDERCSFCIVPYTRGPERYRPAREIVEEIGRLVESGTREVVLLGQTVDSFRDAELPPPESDDPDESQFPALLRKIAAEVPRLARLRYTSPHPRHATPSLARAHAELDVLAHHVHLPVQSGSDRMLKRMIRRYKRAEYIERAERLRRARPDMTLSTDIIVGFPGETDEDFEATLELVREAGFVQAFAFKFSPRPHTPALKLADDVPEGVKKERLARLFEVVEAQGRAHLERLAGTRAHVLVEGESKTQAADAAHGAHGGHAAHGALAGSIGRAAGTVMLQGRTERNEIVHLEGGSPAWIGQMVPVDILRANKHSLLGRPTESALSELSALSALPRPAPLAPATPSPTVFAAGRAVRSLPLLLEK from the coding sequence ATGATGGCTCGTCGCTATTGCCTCAAGACGTTCGGCTGCCAGATGAACGTCCACGACTCGGAGCGAATGGAGGAGGCCCTTCAGGCATTCGGCTGGAAGCCCGGCGCGGTCGAAGAGGCGGACCTGGTCATTTTCAACACTTGCAGCGTTCGGGACAAGGCCGAACAGAAGGTCCGCAGCGAGGTAGGCAAACTTTTGCCCCTCAAGCTCGAGAGGCCCCATGTGGTCCTTTGCGTGGCCGGCTGCGTCGCCCAGCAAGAGGGCGAGCGGCTGCTTTCGCGCATCCGGCACCTCGATTTGGTCATCGGGCCGGACAATTTGCACGAGCTCCCGGCGCTGGTCGAAGGGCAAATGGCCGGCTCGCCCCCCCTGGCGCGCACCGTCTTCGACGTGGATTCGCCGCAATTTTTGGAGGCCCGGCCCCAGGTACGGGGTGCTGCCGCGCCGGTGAGCGCCTTCGTGACCACCATGAAAGGGTGCGACGAGCGCTGCTCCTTCTGCATCGTGCCCTATACGCGCGGCCCCGAGCGCTATCGCCCGGCGCGGGAGATCGTCGAGGAGATCGGGCGCTTGGTCGAGTCGGGCACGCGGGAGGTGGTGCTTCTCGGTCAGACCGTCGACAGCTTCCGCGATGCCGAGCTGCCGCCGCCCGAGAGCGACGATCCCGACGAGTCGCAATTTCCCGCGCTTCTGCGCAAAATTGCCGCGGAGGTCCCGCGCTTGGCGCGCCTGCGCTACACCAGCCCCCACCCGCGGCACGCCACGCCATCCTTGGCGCGGGCGCACGCCGAGCTCGATGTGCTCGCCCACCACGTGCACCTGCCGGTGCAGTCGGGAAGCGATCGCATGTTGAAGCGCATGATCCGGCGCTACAAGCGTGCAGAATACATCGAACGCGCGGAACGCCTCCGGCGCGCGCGGCCCGACATGACCCTCTCGACGGACATCATCGTGGGCTTCCCGGGCGAGACGGACGAAGACTTCGAGGCCACGCTCGAGTTGGTGCGCGAGGCGGGCTTCGTTCAGGCGTTTGCCTTCAAGTTTTCACCGCGGCCGCACACCCCCGCGTTGAAGCTGGCCGACGACGTCCCGGAAGGCGTGAAAAAGGAGCGTCTGGCGCGGCTCTTCGAGGTGGTGGAAGCTCAGGGGCGCGCGCACTTGGAGCGCCTCGCCGGGACGCGTGCGCATGTCCTGGTGGAGGGCGAGAGCAAGACGCAGGCGGCGGATGCGGCGCATGGCGCGCATGGCGGTCACGCGGCGCACGGCGCGCTCGCGGGGTCGATAGGGCGCGCGGCGGGGACGGTGATGCTCCAAGGGCGTACCGAGCGCAACGAGATCGTGCACCTCGAAGGCGGATCGCCGGCGTGGATCGGGCAGATGGTCCCCGTCGACATTCTGCGCGCGAACAAACATTCGCTCTTGGGACGCCCGACGGAGAGCGCGCTTTCCGAGCTTTCCGCGCTGAGTGCGTTGCCGCGTCCGGCTCCTTTGGCCCCCGCGACGCCTTCGCCGACGGTCTTCGCGGCCGGGCGGGCGGTGCGATCGCTCCCGCTGCTGCTCGAAAAATAA
- a CDS encoding type II toxin-antitoxin system VapC family toxin: MSFLLDTNVVSELRKGKRANAAVLRWMAQVADDEIHLSVLVVAELRQGIERLRRRDPAGAEPLERWLSILLRVHGDRIFGVDLPIADLWGRLNVPHPLPAVDGLLAATALVHDLTVVTRNVQDVARTGARVLDPFAA; encoded by the coding sequence ATGAGCTTCCTTCTCGACACCAACGTCGTCTCGGAGCTTCGAAAAGGAAAGCGCGCGAACGCGGCGGTCCTTCGTTGGATGGCCCAGGTGGCGGATGACGAAATTCATCTCTCCGTGCTGGTCGTCGCCGAGCTTCGTCAGGGCATCGAGCGCTTGCGCCGGCGCGATCCCGCCGGCGCCGAGCCGCTCGAGCGCTGGCTCTCGATCCTTCTGCGGGTGCATGGCGACCGCATTTTCGGGGTCGATCTACCGATCGCCGATCTCTGGGGCCGCCTGAATGTCCCCCATCCGCTCCCGGCCGTGGACGGTCTTTTGGCGGCGACCGCCCTCGTTCACGACCTCACGGTGGTCACGCGCAATGTGCAGGATGTCGCTCGGACAGGAGCTCGGGTGCTGGACCCGTTCGCCGCGTAA
- a CDS encoding septal ring lytic transglycosylase RlpA family protein has translation MPPPPFLAQVAYLFTLATSFGGLNGCGGSSNAADRGFNAPANAQAEDSPGDYAFINGPAGSRPGTQPDQVGLASWYGPRFVGKKTASGERYDPRAMTAAHRKLPFGTWVEVRRIDTGSSVRVRITDRGPFDSSKKIIDLSRAAAEKIGLVQIGTTRVELRVVRGPE, from the coding sequence ATGCCCCCGCCTCCCTTCCTCGCCCAGGTCGCCTACCTCTTCACGTTGGCGACCTCGTTCGGTGGTCTCAACGGGTGCGGAGGCAGCAGCAACGCCGCCGATCGAGGCTTCAACGCACCCGCGAACGCGCAGGCCGAGGACTCACCCGGCGACTACGCGTTCATCAACGGCCCGGCCGGGAGCCGCCCTGGCACCCAGCCCGATCAAGTGGGGCTCGCGAGCTGGTACGGCCCCCGCTTCGTCGGCAAGAAGACGGCGAGCGGAGAGCGCTACGATCCGCGCGCCATGACCGCGGCCCACCGCAAGCTCCCCTTCGGCACGTGGGTCGAGGTGCGACGCATCGACACCGGGTCGAGCGTGCGGGTGCGCATCACCGATCGCGGACCCTTCGACAGCTCGAAAAAGATCATCGACCTGTCGCGCGCCGCCGCCGAGAAAATCGGCCTCGTGCAAATCGGCACGACGCGCGTCGAGCTGCGCGTCGTGCGCGGACCGGAGTGA
- a CDS encoding gamma carbonic anhydrase family protein produces MPLYEYDGERPILGPGVYVAPQATVIGKVHLAEAASVWFGAVLRGDVGVIRIGARTNVQDNAVIHVTGGLTDTTVGEDVTIGHLALLHGCTIGDRCLVGMGSIVLDNATIGDECFIGAGTLITPATVIPPRSFVLGRPGKVIRAVTETDLAWIVESGKHYAEYAKRFTTSLKLIEGT; encoded by the coding sequence ATGCCCCTTTACGAATACGACGGCGAGCGCCCCATCCTCGGGCCAGGCGTTTACGTGGCCCCTCAAGCAACGGTCATCGGCAAGGTGCATCTCGCCGAAGCGGCGAGCGTCTGGTTTGGCGCGGTGCTGCGCGGTGACGTGGGCGTCATCCGCATCGGGGCCCGCACCAACGTGCAGGACAACGCCGTCATCCACGTCACGGGTGGGCTCACCGACACGACCGTAGGCGAAGACGTGACCATCGGTCATCTGGCCTTGCTGCACGGCTGCACCATCGGCGATCGGTGCCTGGTCGGGATGGGCAGCATCGTGCTCGACAACGCCACCATCGGCGATGAGTGCTTCATCGGCGCGGGCACCTTGATCACGCCGGCCACCGTGATCCCTCCGCGCTCGTTCGTGCTGGGCCGCCCCGGTAAGGTGATCCGCGCCGTGACGGAGACGGATCTCGCGTGGATCGTGGAGTCTGGGAAGCACTATGCGGAGTACGCAAAGCGCTTTACGACGTCGTTGAAGTTGATTGAGGGCACGTAG